Genomic segment of Dactylococcopsis salina PCC 8305:
CATCAAGATTTTTGATAATTTCTTCTCGCAGTTGTGAACTTAAACCGATCATTTCCTGGGTGGCTTCTATTTCCTCACGAACCCCTGATTTTCCCGCTTCTAATAGGGCGATCGCCAGATTAACCCGAGCTTGCGGTGCTTTTTTGTCAAATTTAACGCTTTTTTGCGCGGCTTTCAGGGCGGCGTTCGGTTGATCAGCGAGAAGGTAAAGCCACGCTAAACTACACCAGACCGCAGAATTTTTGGGAGCGCGATCGCGCAGGTCCTTAAAATAGGGAATCAACGTTTCGATCGATTCTCCCGCTTGATACCGTTCCAAGCCTTGATCATACAACTCATTAATCGACTCACTCATCACTAACGTTCCTTAATCAAAATAAAAAGCAGACAACCAAGAGTTATCTGCTGAGATACTTTAACAAAAAATGGTCTTAGAC
This window contains:
- a CDS encoding tetratricopeptide repeat protein; protein product: MSESINELYDQGLERYQAGESIETLIPYFKDLRDRAPKNSAVWCSLAWLYLLADQPNAALKAAQKSVKFDKKAPQARVNLAIALLEAGKSGVREEIEATQEMIGLSSQLREEIIKNLDDGLEKKPDWKAVSRVKNWIS